The following coding sequences are from one Nicotiana tomentosiformis chromosome 3, ASM39032v3, whole genome shotgun sequence window:
- the LOC138907638 gene encoding uncharacterized protein, whose amino-acid sequence MAPKKKARTGQRANVTLGVTVDPINDDTGEHPRSENIPPVTTLLDSTTTDQTAPVPISTDSATVTPTDIPVLPLVPASNSSVSDVDLRGAIHMLAQILHESFSVSTLVGESILVTRVYRDCVVTLHGWDTMVDLMELGMVDFDVIMGMDWLYSCFSKLDCRTRTVGFEFPNEPVIEWKGDDVVPKGRFISYLKATKIINKGCIYHLVWVTDTEAEAPTIEFVPVVNEFLGVIPDELPEIPPEREIDL is encoded by the exons atggcacctaagaagaaggcaagaactggccaaagagccaatgtcaccctaggagtgacagttgaccctataaaTGATGatacgggtgagcacccgaggagtgagaatattcccccAGTTACTACACTACTTGATTccactacaactgatcagaccgcacctgtccctataTCTACTGACAGTGCAACGGTcactccaactgatattccagttctacCTTTAGTTCCAGCTTCCAATTctagtgtttctgatgttgatcttaggggagccatacatatgttggctcagata CTTCATgagtcattctctgtatctactctggttggtgaatCTATTTTGGtcacgcgggtttatagggattgtgttgttacgTTGCATGGTTGGGACACCATGGTCGATCTCATGGAATtgggaatggtcgattttgatgtaataatggggatggactggctttattcatgtttttccaagcttgattgtcgaactAGAACTGTtgggttcgaatttccaaatgagccagttattgagtggaagggtgatgatgtagtgccgaagggtaggtttatttcttaccttaaggccacgaaaattatcaacaagggatgtatttaccatttggtctgggttacggacaccgaagCTGAGGCACCTACAATTGAgtttgtgcctgttgtgaatgaatttctgggagtcattccggatgaactccctgagATCCCACCAGAAAGGGAAATTGATTTGTGA